Proteins encoded within one genomic window of Bradyrhizobium sp. 186:
- a CDS encoding sulfite exporter TauE/SafE family protein codes for MSDIAAYFVLSGAVFAGAFVSGLSGFAFSAVAGAILLHVFPPIEAVPLMMACSIAVQAANLFALRKSMQWKTSVGFIAGGLLGIPIAIYLLQNVDTGTFRLGFGALLSLYATYAFIRPTPAYSRQMESRSRNALVGFGGGLVGGLTAMPGTLPAIWCDIHGLPKNQQRGVVQPYIAVMQLFALVLMLSHHSLSLKVLIDFGISLPALAAGTAVGIVLFGRINESAFKRVIFGSLLFSGLCLLI; via the coding sequence ATGTCAGATATAGCGGCTTATTTTGTGCTCAGTGGGGCGGTTTTTGCCGGCGCGTTCGTTTCTGGTCTTTCAGGGTTTGCGTTCTCGGCGGTCGCCGGCGCTATCCTGCTACACGTTTTTCCGCCCATAGAAGCTGTGCCGCTGATGATGGCTTGCAGCATCGCCGTGCAAGCGGCTAATCTGTTCGCGCTACGCAAGAGCATGCAATGGAAGACGAGTGTCGGTTTCATCGCCGGTGGCCTATTAGGGATTCCGATCGCGATCTATCTCCTGCAGAATGTGGATACCGGGACCTTCAGGCTGGGTTTTGGAGCTCTCTTATCTCTTTACGCGACATATGCCTTCATCCGGCCAACGCCTGCCTACTCGCGTCAGATGGAGAGCCGGAGCAGGAACGCGCTGGTAGGGTTTGGTGGGGGACTGGTCGGCGGGTTGACAGCGATGCCCGGTACACTTCCTGCGATCTGGTGCGATATCCATGGTCTCCCGAAAAATCAGCAGCGCGGCGTAGTCCAACCCTACATAGCGGTCATGCAGCTTTTCGCCCTCGTTCTCATGCTTTCGCACCACAGCCTTTCGTTAAAAGTTTTGATCGACTTTGGAATCTCTTTGCCCGCCTTAGCTGCTGGAACGGCCGTAGGTATCGTCCTGTTCGGACGGATCAACGAATCAGCCTTCAAACGAGTTATCTTTGGCTCGTTGCTGTTTTCGGGACTTTGCCTTTTGATCTAG
- a CDS encoding NHLP bacteriocin system secretion protein — MKRGTERIFREAAIERLSNPEQLDHVVGVTRPFDWMAAATLALGLAVLLAWSVLGRIPTRVSGDGILLSSGGRLVDAVSAVSGKLASLDVGIGDGVRRDQVIARVVQTETEQRLQQARDVLREREREHVELTGAISREIDAKLANYAAQEAGLANVIAAAERRTAYLTDEVAKLEPAAASGTVTRRYLEDRRVELNNARERITDAKGDILKLNAQRLDLQSQRDRDRLQSEFKINDAKRTVEQLAADLERGSRIVSPADGRVVEIKVSSGAVLAMGTPVVEIEIAGQLLEATVYMPPDRGKNIRPGMEVRVEPTSVKREEYGSIVGNVVTVSDFPVTPQGMLADLHNDALVKRFSQDGAPYAAKVTLERDPSTVSGYRWTSGKGPPLRLSSGTLTRAEVTTREQPPIDLVIPLMKRLSGIGG, encoded by the coding sequence ATGAAACGGGGCACGGAGCGAATCTTTCGTGAAGCGGCCATCGAGCGGCTTTCGAATCCCGAGCAGCTCGACCATGTCGTCGGCGTTACGCGCCCGTTTGACTGGATGGCCGCTGCGACGCTGGCGCTGGGCCTTGCCGTGCTATTGGCCTGGAGCGTGCTGGGCCGCATTCCGACCCGCGTATCCGGCGACGGCATTTTGTTGAGCAGTGGTGGTCGCCTGGTCGACGCCGTGTCCGCGGTCAGCGGAAAGCTGGCCTCGCTCGACGTTGGTATCGGCGACGGGGTCCGCCGCGATCAGGTGATTGCCCGGGTCGTGCAGACCGAGACCGAGCAGCGGCTTCAGCAGGCGAGGGACGTCCTGCGCGAGCGCGAGCGCGAGCATGTCGAGCTCACCGGGGCGATCTCGCGGGAGATCGATGCCAAACTCGCAAACTATGCGGCGCAGGAAGCCGGCCTTGCTAATGTGATAGCGGCCGCCGAGCGGCGCACCGCCTATCTCACGGACGAGGTGGCTAAGCTCGAGCCTGCCGCGGCAAGCGGAACTGTCACGCGCAGATATCTCGAGGACCGTCGGGTCGAGCTCAACAATGCGCGGGAGCGCATCACCGATGCGAAGGGTGACATTCTCAAGCTCAATGCGCAACGGCTGGATCTGCAGAGCCAGCGTGACCGCGATCGGCTGCAGTCGGAATTCAAGATCAACGATGCGAAGCGGACGGTCGAGCAGCTTGCAGCCGATCTGGAGCGAGGATCGCGGATCGTCAGCCCCGCTGACGGCCGTGTCGTCGAGATCAAGGTGTCCAGCGGCGCCGTGCTTGCGATGGGAACGCCGGTTGTCGAAATCGAAATCGCGGGGCAGCTTCTGGAGGCGACCGTCTATATGCCGCCGGACCGCGGCAAGAACATCAGGCCGGGCATGGAGGTTCGTGTCGAGCCAACCAGCGTCAAGCGGGAAGAGTATGGCTCGATTGTCGGTAATGTGGTGACGGTGTCGGACTTCCCCGTGACGCCCCAGGGCATGCTGGCGGACCTTCACAACGATGCATTGGTCAAACGCTTCTCGCAGGACGGCGCGCCCTATGCGGCTAAGGTGACCCTAGAGCGCGATCCGTCAACCGTCAGCGGGTATCGCTGGACCTCGGGCAAGGGGCCTCCGCTAAGGCTATCGAGCGGCACTTTGACCCGGGCCGAGGTGACGACGCGCGAGCAGCCGCCGATCGATCTGGTGATCCCACTGATGAAGCGGCTGAGCGGAATCGGCGGCTAG
- a CDS encoding NHLP family bacteriocin export ABC transporter peptidase/permease/ATPase subunit: MTASSQQTDGHPAFLDRLGNWIGRVPLPGRRHWVTPTVFQMEALECGAASLAMILAYHGLWVPLEKLREACGVSRDGSKASNVLKAARQFGLTAKGFRKEPATLHELPMPSIIHWNFNHFVVLVRLDSDYAFINDPSVGRRKVGHEEFDAAFTGVVLAMEPGGEFKPGGREPDFFPLLQRRLSNSLGAVLLLVALSIALVVPTILVPTFTRIFVDDVLIKRVEGWFTPLLIGMAITAVARGLMTAFQQSLLLRVQTKLTVTMVSQLIWHVLTLPMEFFTQRHSGDLANRVAASEQIAQLLSNGVAANALNLISVIFIAVTMAFYDSLLAAISIAMALLNVLVLKLVARQREDLNRKLVIERAKLNGSTIEIVRTIETIKAGGLEDDAFARWAGFQAKVLNAERDLGVYSTFLDACPVFLTGLTTAVVLGVGGLRIVNGALTIGGLVALQALLAGLVEPINALVQQTTAFVAIKGNLFRIEDVFNYPARPLVPIEGAPAGLPAKLSGRVELKDISFGYSVLEPPLIKDFSLVVEPGRRVALIGASGSGKSTVGRLIGGLYRPWSGDIRIDGWSMAEIPQEIFANSVAYIDQEILLFEGTARDNLTLWDDTVPEAGISRALKDAQIHEEVAVRAGNYDCHVAEDGRNFSGGQRQRLEIARALAGNPSVVVLDEATSALDPIVEKAIDDNLRRRGCTCIIVAHRLSTIRDCDEILVMNNGRVVQRGTHDALLAEGGEYVQLVSGE, from the coding sequence ATGACCGCGTCATCGCAGCAAACCGACGGGCATCCGGCCTTCCTCGATCGCCTTGGCAACTGGATCGGGCGCGTCCCGCTGCCGGGGCGACGGCACTGGGTCACGCCCACGGTGTTCCAGATGGAAGCGCTGGAATGCGGCGCCGCCTCGCTCGCGATGATTTTGGCCTATCACGGCCTCTGGGTGCCGCTGGAAAAGCTGCGCGAAGCCTGCGGCGTTTCCCGGGACGGCAGCAAGGCCAGCAACGTGCTCAAGGCCGCGCGACAATTCGGGCTGACAGCAAAGGGCTTCAGAAAGGAGCCGGCGACGCTGCATGAGCTCCCCATGCCCTCGATCATCCACTGGAACTTCAACCACTTCGTAGTGCTGGTAAGACTGGATTCGGATTACGCTTTTATCAACGATCCCTCGGTCGGGCGTCGCAAGGTCGGCCACGAGGAGTTTGACGCTGCCTTCACTGGCGTTGTTTTGGCGATGGAGCCGGGAGGCGAATTCAAACCAGGCGGACGCGAGCCCGATTTTTTTCCGCTGCTGCAGCGGCGATTGTCGAATTCATTGGGGGCGGTGCTGCTGCTCGTCGCACTCAGCATAGCGCTCGTCGTGCCCACCATCCTGGTTCCGACCTTCACAAGGATCTTTGTCGATGACGTCCTGATCAAACGTGTCGAGGGCTGGTTCACGCCCTTGCTGATCGGCATGGCGATCACGGCCGTGGCGCGGGGGCTGATGACGGCGTTTCAACAGTCGCTGCTCCTGCGTGTCCAGACCAAGCTCACGGTGACGATGGTCAGCCAATTGATATGGCACGTCCTCACCCTTCCGATGGAGTTCTTCACTCAGCGGCACTCGGGCGACCTCGCCAACCGCGTTGCCGCCAGCGAACAAATCGCCCAGCTGCTTTCCAACGGGGTCGCCGCCAATGCGCTGAACCTGATCTCGGTGATCTTTATCGCCGTCACGATGGCGTTCTACGACAGCCTTCTGGCCGCGATCAGCATCGCCATGGCTCTCCTCAATGTACTCGTCCTCAAGCTGGTCGCGCGCCAGCGCGAGGACCTCAACCGCAAGCTGGTCATCGAACGCGCCAAGCTGAACGGAAGCACCATCGAAATCGTCCGCACGATCGAAACGATCAAGGCCGGCGGTCTGGAAGACGACGCTTTCGCGCGCTGGGCGGGCTTCCAGGCCAAGGTCCTGAACGCCGAGCGTGATCTTGGCGTCTACTCAACCTTCCTCGACGCCTGTCCCGTCTTCCTGACCGGATTGACCACCGCGGTGGTGCTGGGCGTGGGTGGCTTGCGGATCGTCAATGGTGCGTTGACCATCGGCGGCCTTGTCGCCTTGCAGGCGCTGCTCGCCGGCCTGGTCGAGCCGATCAATGCGCTTGTGCAGCAGACCACTGCCTTCGTTGCCATCAAGGGCAACCTGTTCCGGATCGAAGACGTCTTCAACTATCCCGCCCGTCCCCTCGTGCCAATCGAGGGCGCGCCCGCGGGCCTGCCCGCGAAGCTGTCGGGCCGGGTCGAGCTGAAAGACATTTCGTTCGGCTATTCCGTACTCGAGCCGCCGCTGATCAAGGATTTCTCGCTGGTGGTCGAACCCGGTCGCCGGGTGGCCCTGATCGGGGCTTCGGGCAGCGGCAAATCCACGGTTGGACGGCTGATCGGCGGACTCTACCGGCCCTGGTCCGGCGACATCCGAATTGACGGCTGGTCGATGGCCGAGATTCCCCAGGAGATCTTCGCCAACTCGGTCGCCTATATCGATCAGGAAATCCTGCTGTTTGAAGGCACCGCCCGCGATAACCTCACGCTCTGGGACGATACGGTGCCGGAAGCCGGCATATCCCGGGCGCTTAAGGATGCGCAGATCCACGAAGAGGTCGCCGTCCGCGCTGGCAACTACGATTGCCACGTGGCCGAGGACGGCAGGAATTTCAGCGGCGGCCAGCGACAACGGCTCGAGATCGCACGGGCGCTGGCGGGCAATCCTTCTGTCGTCGTTCTCGACGAGGCCACCTCGGCATTGGACCCGATCGTCGAAAAGGCGATTGACGACAATCTCCGTCGCAGGGGATGCACCTGCATCATCGTTGCGCACCGGCTCAGCACGATCCGCGACTGCGACGAGATCCTCGTGATGAATAACGGGCGGGTCGTGCAGCGGGGGACGCATGACGCGCTGCTTGCCGAGGGCGGCGAATATGTCCAGTTGGTGTCGGGCGAATGA
- a CDS encoding NHLP bacteriocin export ABC transporter permease/ATPase subunit: protein MSSAYQPPSLETPPRHAGLAFVPIALESHRPLPVNDIDLVLHVVRGYVDLFAVTQTANGEASRRHHLLRVEQGGVVFGLPGVSDTSGNSMAVIAVGGLETEVLIDHRGHFGDRVAIDAWTAQVFGSIATPPHGAVVQQAAIGSRYTLASGETLRLAGRRVGWIRIEYGTIGVMEMPEPYGSGECPLPMLPGTWIVAREDTTVEVRGSMDFALAEIWATLDRFHIRVMESLRGRIDEETLAEAHRLRLRSDLNRLRTSRIVGRLAGIIAAEPGSSRPGAIGANLLLAACREVGASMGISLESPASVLSGSDDLANAMTIARVSRVRGRRLLLRADWWTNSVGPFVAFRGEDRRAVAVLPGAGGRHIIVDPGAGTCCELTRATASELAPEAVMFYRPLPSRALMVRDLLGFGAAMVRADFLRVMLAALCLGLLALATPLVTKLLIDSVLPRAEVDQLLICAIALVVVTLVAGSFQMMQGIAMLRLESRLDGLLQAAIVDRLLRMPTTFFRGFSVGDLADRALGIEAVRTVVTSRAIRGFLALVSCAFSFAVMLYLDARLGMLAAALGVLRVAMVAAVSLARLSNERESLRLQGWLDGLVLQFLTGVGKLRIANATMHALAIWVERFAEQKRNFTASQRAGNLQKSLEAAFPSLATLLVFALAENVSSLRHDLGTFLAFYAAFGLSLAAVGEWAQAAGELLVAIPRIERLRPIIATATEISDDRKSVGDISGSIEFARVSFRYGESGPRILDDVSLSVGNGEYLAIVGPSGGGKSTLVRLLLGFEKPESGVIFVDGKSLETIDIGLLRRQVGVVLQNSRPASGSIYENICGAAQLSLDRAWEIARLAGLDRDIEAMPMGMQTLVAEGVSTLSGGQRQRLLIARALAHRPRLLLMDEATSALDNRTQAIVSDSISRLNLTRIVIAHRLSTVRSADRIVVLAGGRIVQTGTFAELMEQPGLFADFAERQLI from the coding sequence ATGAGCAGCGCCTACCAGCCTCCGTCGCTCGAAACCCCGCCCCGGCACGCGGGCTTGGCGTTCGTTCCGATCGCGCTCGAGAGCCATCGGCCCTTGCCGGTCAATGATATCGATCTCGTCCTGCATGTCGTGCGCGGCTATGTCGATCTGTTTGCCGTCACGCAGACCGCGAACGGCGAGGCGAGCCGGCGGCATCATTTGCTTCGGGTCGAGCAAGGCGGTGTCGTCTTCGGCCTGCCTGGTGTCAGCGATACGAGCGGGAATTCGATGGCCGTCATTGCAGTCGGTGGTCTCGAGACCGAGGTCTTGATCGACCACCGCGGCCATTTTGGCGATCGGGTCGCGATCGACGCGTGGACAGCGCAGGTGTTCGGGAGCATCGCGACGCCTCCTCACGGAGCGGTCGTGCAGCAGGCAGCGATCGGTTCGCGATACACACTGGCGTCCGGCGAGACTCTCCGGTTGGCCGGCCGGCGGGTCGGCTGGATCAGGATCGAATATGGGACCATCGGCGTGATGGAGATGCCGGAGCCCTACGGCTCCGGGGAGTGTCCGTTGCCGATGCTACCGGGTACATGGATCGTGGCCCGTGAGGACACGACGGTGGAGGTTCGGGGGAGTATGGATTTCGCGCTCGCCGAGATATGGGCCACGCTCGATCGATTCCACATACGCGTCATGGAGAGCCTACGTGGCAGGATCGATGAGGAAACCCTCGCGGAGGCCCACCGCCTTCGTCTGCGCTCGGATCTCAACCGGCTACGGACCAGCCGCATTGTCGGTCGTCTTGCCGGCATCATCGCTGCCGAGCCCGGTTCGTCGCGCCCCGGTGCCATTGGCGCCAACCTCTTGCTCGCCGCCTGTCGGGAAGTCGGGGCCTCCATGGGCATTTCGCTTGAATCTCCAGCCAGCGTGCTCTCCGGCAGCGACGATCTCGCGAACGCAATGACAATCGCACGGGTGTCGCGCGTGCGTGGCCGGCGCCTGCTGCTGCGAGCGGACTGGTGGACCAACAGTGTTGGTCCGTTCGTCGCGTTTCGTGGCGAAGACCGACGGGCGGTCGCGGTCCTGCCAGGTGCAGGCGGTCGCCACATCATCGTTGACCCCGGCGCCGGCACGTGCTGCGAATTGACGCGGGCAACCGCCTCCGAACTGGCCCCCGAGGCGGTGATGTTCTATCGCCCGCTGCCGTCGCGAGCCCTGATGGTTCGCGATCTCCTCGGGTTCGGCGCCGCGATGGTTCGGGCGGATTTCCTGCGGGTCATGCTGGCGGCCTTGTGCCTTGGCCTCCTTGCGCTCGCCACACCGCTAGTTACCAAGCTATTGATCGATTCCGTCCTGCCGCGGGCGGAAGTCGATCAACTGCTGATCTGCGCCATCGCGCTCGTGGTCGTCACGCTGGTCGCCGGTAGTTTTCAGATGATGCAGGGCATTGCCATGCTCCGGCTCGAGAGCCGGTTGGACGGGCTGTTACAGGCGGCCATTGTTGATCGTCTTCTGCGGATGCCGACCACGTTTTTCCGCGGCTTTTCCGTTGGCGACCTCGCGGATCGCGCGCTTGGGATCGAAGCGGTACGCACGGTGGTGACCAGCCGCGCCATCCGTGGATTTCTGGCCCTGGTGTCGTGCGCGTTCAGTTTTGCCGTGATGCTGTATCTCGATGCCAGGCTCGGCATGCTGGCCGCTGCGCTCGGAGTGCTGCGCGTCGCAATGGTGGCGGCGGTCAGTCTCGCCCGGCTGTCGAACGAACGGGAGAGCCTTCGTCTGCAGGGATGGCTGGATGGGTTGGTTCTACAATTCCTCACTGGCGTCGGAAAACTGCGGATTGCCAATGCGACCATGCACGCGCTGGCAATCTGGGTCGAGCGTTTCGCCGAGCAGAAGCGGAATTTCACAGCGTCGCAGCGTGCGGGAAATCTCCAGAAGAGCCTTGAAGCGGCGTTTCCTTCGTTGGCGACGCTGCTCGTGTTTGCCTTGGCTGAGAATGTGTCCAGCCTCAGACACGACCTTGGCACCTTCCTGGCATTTTATGCGGCGTTCGGGCTGTCGCTCGCCGCGGTCGGCGAATGGGCGCAGGCCGCCGGCGAACTGCTCGTCGCAATCCCGAGGATCGAGCGGCTCAGGCCGATCATTGCGACGGCGACCGAAATCAGCGATGACCGCAAGTCGGTTGGCGACATCAGCGGATCGATCGAGTTTGCCAGGGTGTCGTTCCGCTACGGCGAAAGCGGGCCGCGGATTCTCGATGACGTCAGCCTGAGCGTCGGCAATGGAGAGTACCTCGCCATCGTCGGCCCGTCCGGAGGCGGGAAGTCGACGCTTGTCCGTCTGCTGCTCGGTTTCGAGAAGCCCGAATCCGGCGTGATCTTTGTCGACGGCAAGTCGCTCGAGACCATCGACATTGGCCTGCTGCGCCGACAAGTCGGTGTCGTGCTGCAGAATTCCAGGCCCGCCTCCGGCAGCATCTATGAGAACATCTGCGGCGCTGCCCAATTGTCGCTTGATCGCGCCTGGGAGATCGCCCGGCTGGCGGGACTCGATCGCGACATCGAGGCCATGCCCATGGGCATGCAAACTCTGGTCGCCGAGGGCGTGAGCACGCTCTCGGGCGGTCAGCGCCAGCGATTGCTGATCGCGCGAGCGCTTGCGCATCGGCCGCGGCTGCTCTTGATGGATGAGGCCACCAGCGCGCTCGACAATCGGACCCAGGCTATCGTCAGCGATTCCATCTCACGGCTCAACCTGACCCGTATCGTTATCGCTCACCGGCTCAGCACAGTTCGGTCTGCGGACCGGATTGTCGTCCTGGCCGGCGGGAGGATCGTGCAGACCGGCACCTTTGCCGAGTTGATGGAGCAGCCGGGCCTCTTTGCCGATTTCGCGGAACGTCAATTGATCTAG
- a CDS encoding cyclic nucleotide-binding domain-containing protein — translation MRKVLFIFGVLNDSDIDWMARAGSRRGIRTQEVLIHEGIPIDAIILLLQGRMGVSVSRAGEIAQIEAGDFIGEMSLVDSAPPSATVTAKVDSVALFLDKQVLLRKIAGDHAFASRFYRALAILLSDRLRATERRMAYGEQESGLGDETTRLKDELDPGVLDQVSVAGERFDRLLKLVAEVAMKGGKS, via the coding sequence ATGCGCAAGGTCCTCTTCATATTCGGAGTGCTGAACGACTCGGACATCGACTGGATGGCTCGTGCCGGCTCCCGCCGCGGAATCAGAACACAGGAAGTCCTGATCCATGAAGGCATACCCATCGACGCGATCATCCTCCTATTGCAGGGAAGAATGGGAGTGAGCGTGTCCCGCGCCGGCGAGATCGCCCAGATCGAGGCGGGCGACTTCATTGGCGAGATGTCGCTGGTCGATTCAGCGCCGCCCTCGGCCACGGTGACGGCGAAGGTCGATTCGGTTGCGCTGTTCCTGGACAAGCAGGTCCTGCTGCGAAAGATCGCGGGAGATCACGCCTTCGCCAGCCGCTTTTATCGCGCGCTCGCCATTCTTCTATCGGACCGCCTGCGTGCCACCGAGCGCAGGATGGCCTACGGCGAGCAGGAAAGCGGACTCGGTGACGAGACGACGCGTTTGAAGGACGAGCTTGATCCTGGCGTCCTCGATCAAGTGTCGGTCGCCGGCGAGAGATTTGACCGTCTGCTCAAGCTGGTAGCGGAGGTCGCGATGAAAGGCGGCAAATCCTGA